One genomic segment of Halococcus sediminicola includes these proteins:
- a CDS encoding non-histone chromosomal MC1 family protein, with amino-acid sequence MARETDEVRNFTLREETGEETSRFTGKTPRQAALKAARRFDPADSESEATRIRFRIRETGTKKLHIYEGWAWRDEAPPDKPDWMPETITEANVSKEGVEHLDEL; translated from the coding sequence ATGGCACGCGAAACGGATGAAGTGCGCAATTTCACGCTCCGGGAGGAAACAGGCGAGGAGACGAGTAGGTTCACCGGGAAGACGCCCCGGCAGGCAGCACTCAAAGCCGCTCGGCGGTTCGACCCGGCCGATAGCGAATCAGAAGCGACCCGTATCCGATTCCGGATTCGTGAAACGGGGACGAAGAAATTGCACATCTACGAGGGATGGGCGTGGCGCGACGAGGCACCCCCAGACAAGCCCGACTGGATGCCCGAGACGATTACGGAAGCGAACGTCTCGAAAGAAGGCGTCGAGCATCTTGACGAGCTGTAG
- a CDS encoding TRAM domain-containing protein yields the protein MVEIPDPLESLFTASIEKDDDSYRIEVPQDALDLGTISAGETYRVAIFGDSQPSESQSQQEQPSAESTPTPPVDTGDVREVTIETLGDKGDGIAKIERGYVLIVPGGRPDDEVTVEVTEVRQNVAFAEVRD from the coding sequence ATGGTAGAAATCCCTGATCCACTGGAGAGTTTGTTCACGGCTTCAATAGAGAAAGACGACGACTCATACAGGATTGAGGTGCCACAGGACGCACTCGATTTAGGCACGATCTCGGCTGGCGAGACCTATCGAGTGGCGATATTCGGGGATTCCCAGCCCAGCGAGAGCCAAAGCCAACAGGAGCAACCGTCCGCAGAGTCGACACCGACGCCGCCAGTCGATACCGGCGACGTCCGCGAGGTAACCATCGAAACGCTGGGCGACAAAGGTGACGGGATAGCGAAAATCGAGCGTGGCTACGTGCTGATCGTTCCCGGAGGGCGTCCCGACGATGAGGTGACCGTCGAAGTCACAGAAGTGCGCCAGAACGTCGCCTTCGCAGAAGTACGCGATTAG
- a CDS encoding helix-turn-helix transcriptional regulator — MYDLTGFQRDLLYVAAGKDEPHGLALKDELEQYYESEIHHGRLYPNLDTLVEKGLLEKGQIDRRTNYYQVTQRGQREIEARREWEDQYVAAEA, encoded by the coding sequence ATGTACGATCTGACTGGCTTCCAGCGTGATCTGCTGTACGTGGCAGCCGGCAAGGATGAACCGCATGGATTGGCGCTCAAAGACGAACTCGAACAGTACTACGAGAGCGAGATCCACCACGGACGGCTCTACCCGAACCTCGACACGCTCGTCGAGAAGGGCCTGCTCGAAAAGGGTCAGATCGACCGCCGAACGAACTATTACCAGGTAACTCAGCGCGGCCAGCGAGAAATCGAAGCCCGCCGCGAGTGGGAAGACCAATACGTGGCTGCCGAAGCCTGA
- a CDS encoding FAD-binding oxidoreductase has translation MSSTTISPDRSAIADLRAAVTGDVITSDDAGYEEACKLWNGAIDRRPAVFVRAASAGDVATAIATARENDLPLSVRGGGHHVTGVALVNDGLVVDLSGMDKVTIDPETRTAQVGPGARVADVLNPAQEHGLSPVVGSAAQNGVAGSTLAGGIGWLRRKVGLGVDNLRSVELVTVEGDILTASESENSDLFWAIRGGGANVGVVTSFEMELVEAGPEMAITQVIYPIEAASEVLRSYRAYAEDAPDEVTTLIALMRIPPLPMVPPEAIGTPVVMVYGVYAGPIAEGEQAMTPLGELGEPMMDMSGPQPLAAVHEVARELFPDARRYSWHSLYATELADETIDAMVEALVNSPSEESELSIWHLGGAIADVDGGATAFGFRDVAFMLSVGAAWEDPEQDEECTNWAREVWEGLRDDSATVEGFYPGFPGVVEGEERAQMAYGDNYDRLTEIKAKCDPENVFHHNLNIKPAS, from the coding sequence ATGAGCAGCACAACAATCTCCCCAGACAGATCCGCCATTGCGGACCTTAGAGCAGCCGTCACCGGCGACGTGATTACCTCCGACGATGCAGGCTATGAGGAAGCGTGCAAGCTCTGGAACGGTGCCATCGACCGCCGTCCGGCTGTGTTCGTCCGTGCGGCATCGGCGGGGGATGTAGCGACGGCGATTGCGACCGCCCGCGAAAACGACCTCCCGCTGTCGGTTCGCGGCGGCGGGCACCACGTCACGGGCGTCGCGCTCGTCAATGATGGACTCGTGGTCGATCTGAGCGGGATGGACAAAGTCACAATTGATCCAGAGACTCGCACGGCTCAGGTCGGACCCGGCGCACGGGTGGCCGATGTTCTCAACCCTGCTCAAGAGCACGGTCTCTCGCCAGTTGTTGGGTCCGCAGCGCAAAACGGCGTGGCCGGGTCAACGCTGGCGGGCGGCATCGGCTGGCTCCGCCGGAAGGTTGGCCTGGGAGTCGACAACCTCCGGTCGGTCGAACTCGTGACCGTCGAGGGTGACATATTGACCGCTAGCGAGTCGGAAAATTCCGACCTGTTTTGGGCGATTCGTGGCGGTGGTGCGAACGTCGGCGTAGTCACGAGCTTTGAGATGGAACTCGTCGAAGCCGGTCCCGAGATGGCCATCACCCAGGTTATTTATCCGATCGAGGCTGCCAGCGAGGTTCTGCGGTCCTACCGAGCGTACGCCGAAGATGCACCCGACGAGGTAACTACGCTGATCGCGCTGATGCGGATTCCGCCACTCCCGATGGTCCCGCCAGAAGCTATTGGCACACCCGTCGTGATGGTTTACGGTGTCTATGCCGGCCCAATTGCGGAGGGCGAACAGGCGATGACACCATTAGGCGAACTCGGCGAGCCGATGATGGACATGAGCGGTCCACAGCCACTCGCCGCCGTCCACGAGGTCGCCCGCGAGCTGTTTCCTGATGCGCGTCGTTACTCCTGGCATTCGCTGTACGCAACCGAACTCGCCGACGAGACCATCGACGCGATGGTCGAAGCGCTGGTGAATTCCCCCTCTGAGGAAAGCGAACTTAGCATCTGGCACCTCGGCGGAGCGATTGCCGACGTTGACGGGGGCGCGACCGCATTCGGGTTCCGCGACGTTGCATTCATGCTGAGCGTCGGCGCCGCTTGGGAGGATCCCGAGCAAGACGAGGAATGCACCAACTGGGCACGCGAGGTTTGGGAGGGTCTTCGAGACGATTCAGCCACAGTCGAGGGGTTTTATCCTGGATTCCCCGGGGTCGTTGAGGGAGAGGAACGTGCCCAGATGGCCTATGGTGACAACTACGACCGCCTAACGGAAATCAAAGCCAAGTGCGACCCTGAGAATGTGTTCCACCACAACCTGAACATTAAACCCGCATCCTGA
- a CDS encoding helix-turn-helix transcriptional regulator encodes MSETASADGFEGEQERERLHVATQDTRFVLLQNILGHPSQLPSMRELAYVNPSKSEGTIYQHLERLVEAGIVETYMLPSDQRKRDLPYKFYGVSDEGWAFLDRHGLLRAEETLRAVYERVEKNEQIKRFERAPRPQEETDD; translated from the coding sequence ATGAGTGAGACAGCATCGGCGGACGGTTTCGAGGGAGAGCAAGAGCGCGAGCGGTTGCACGTGGCCACGCAGGACACGCGGTTCGTCCTCCTTCAGAACATTCTCGGCCACCCGTCACAGCTCCCTTCGATGAGGGAACTCGCCTACGTCAATCCAAGCAAGAGTGAGGGAACGATTTACCAACATCTCGAACGGCTGGTTGAGGCGGGTATCGTCGAGACATACATGCTCCCATCGGACCAACGCAAACGCGACCTTCCGTACAAGTTCTATGGAGTGAGCGATGAAGGATGGGCGTTTCTCGATCGCCACGGCCTGTTGCGCGCCGAGGAAACGTTACGCGCGGTGTACGAGCGCGTCGAGAAAAACGAACAAATCAAACGCTTCGAGCGTGCGCCCCGGCCACAGGAGGAGACCGATGACTGA
- a CDS encoding DMT family transporter — translation MVSAWLYLIVAAVFETGWALGLEFSDGFTKLVPSVATVISMAISFVLLAKAVQSLPIGTAYAVWTGIGAASTAILGVILFDETSSIARFGFIGLIVAGVVGLEITGH, via the coding sequence ATGGTCTCTGCGTGGCTGTACCTCATCGTCGCGGCAGTTTTTGAAACCGGCTGGGCGCTCGGCCTTGAATTCTCAGATGGATTCACGAAGCTCGTTCCCAGCGTCGCTACCGTGATCTCAATGGCCATTAGTTTCGTGTTGCTAGCGAAAGCCGTTCAATCACTGCCGATTGGAACTGCCTATGCTGTCTGGACAGGAATCGGAGCCGCCTCAACAGCCATCTTAGGCGTTATTCTGTTCGACGAAACCTCAAGCATCGCCCGATTCGGATTTATTGGTCTCATCGTTGCTGGCGTTGTTGGGCTAGAGATCACGGGCCACTGA
- a CDS encoding M48 family metalloprotease, with protein sequence MRALVIAGLIEVLIVIAAAATLYVGGRWLARAIMNCDLTVSKRRERLSALFVVEMIIGVMCMLLVLIVDILLGNTALGTGSFGVTLPVLLARLGNSLVLILTSILPLVLYTSAIYLAVTPSFARIQGLEPLPLHQRVARNGLQITILLTVLAVSFGAWKAATTSIATLGLAAAVLWVIGIVAGTQYPPVAAWFRRHSRADTTMTERLGAKADDIHVYLRPDPTGEDITGLATGAAGRQTITLSDSAVETLDDDELSALITHERAHHAHHDSLIGTVFCMTLFAGVFATGSVLWVYLGWGAWPTVGIVVAGVLTGWLVYLKAFSRPAEYKADRYRLNADKNIEGRRKLLRRYDADRNESWIARLMPRVEYATSTHPTPEERLTALETAIDSESER encoded by the coding sequence ATGCGAGCCCTGGTAATCGCTGGCCTTATCGAGGTACTCATAGTCATCGCCGCCGCGGCAACACTATATGTAGGTGGAAGGTGGCTCGCTCGCGCCATCATGAATTGTGATCTCACCGTCTCGAAGCGACGGGAGCGTCTCAGCGCACTATTCGTCGTTGAAATGATTATTGGGGTGATGTGCATGCTGCTGGTACTCATAGTCGACATCCTACTGGGCAACACCGCTCTCGGCACTGGTTCCTTCGGAGTCACCCTCCCGGTTTTGTTAGCGAGGCTCGGCAACTCACTAGTCCTGATCCTGACAAGTATCTTACCGCTTGTCCTCTATACTAGTGCTATCTATCTTGCCGTGACGCCGTCGTTCGCGAGAATCCAGGGCTTGGAGCCGCTTCCACTTCATCAACGGGTGGCTCGCAATGGTCTGCAAATCACTATCCTCCTCACGGTCCTTGCCGTTAGTTTTGGAGCCTGGAAGGCGGCCACCACCTCAATCGCTACACTGGGCCTTGCGGCCGCCGTGCTGTGGGTTATCGGAATCGTCGCCGGAACACAGTACCCGCCGGTGGCGGCATGGTTTCGCAGGCACTCGCGCGCGGATACCACCATGACTGAGCGGCTCGGTGCCAAAGCCGATGACATTCATGTGTATCTCCGACCGGATCCGACTGGGGAGGACATTACTGGCCTAGCCACCGGTGCCGCCGGTCGGCAGACGATCACGTTGAGCGATTCCGCTGTCGAAACGCTCGATGACGACGAACTCTCCGCCTTGATCACACATGAACGCGCTCATCACGCCCATCACGACTCGCTCATTGGAACAGTGTTCTGCATGACGCTGTTTGCTGGGGTTTTCGCCACCGGATCGGTACTCTGGGTGTATCTCGGGTGGGGTGCATGGCCCACAGTCGGTATCGTCGTCGCGGGCGTCCTGACAGGGTGGCTGGTCTACCTCAAGGCATTCTCACGGCCTGCCGAGTACAAGGCGGACCGCTACCGTCTCAATGCAGACAAAAACATCGAAGGACGACGGAAACTCCTGCGGCGCTACGATGCCGACCGAAACGAGAGCTGGATCGCGCGTCTCATGCCCCGTGTCGAGTATGCCACATCAACCCATCCGACGCCCGAAGAACGACTCACTGCGCTTGAGACCGCCATCGATTCCGAATCGGAGAGATAA
- a CDS encoding DUF7282 domain-containing protein, producing the protein MYRRGHTAIRRVLLGLGVLALIGVLFATVSAGPIGVPTDLSPVDVAAGQSTNVTNATVTFANQTSNGTNVTVEGATLPKGGFIVIHSSGYTTGGASAESSVIATSKYLKPGNYSSVTIDISNAPPGNYPGLNRSRLNASGPLTAMVHRDTDGNKRMDFVASVGANDTAYASDGSPITDSAGITVPTEIREQASVTVRSQTLQGDSLTVERARLPDSGFLVIHNKSYLSSESAPLESAVGVSSYLEVGQHKGVSVPLLDGAAEEDQTLVAVPYRDTNGNQRYDYIASDGFQDTAYENWTGNQSVIVNDTAGVTVEDTESVTESEETSTATPVDTTTLFKITTLSVSNRTAHVGDEVTVTARITNPRDSRLDGELALATVGESVETQQVALFAQESRTVTFTHSYDAAGEYVIKVGDHTQQIRIVDEGAPLTPMTTTRETSANTNANSSGSQAAKSGSGGSLSLTDIILLVVLIGILAGLIWAIFAIRKRI; encoded by the coding sequence ATGTACCGCCGCGGCCACACTGCAATACGCCGCGTGCTACTCGGTCTCGGCGTTCTCGCTCTTATCGGGGTGCTCTTCGCAACTGTTTCAGCTGGCCCCATCGGAGTGCCTACAGACCTCTCGCCCGTCGATGTCGCCGCCGGCCAAAGCACTAACGTGACGAACGCCACGGTTACGTTCGCGAACCAGACATCGAACGGGACGAACGTGACTGTTGAGGGTGCGACGCTTCCCAAGGGTGGATTTATTGTCATCCACAGCAGCGGCTACACGACCGGTGGAGCGTCGGCTGAGTCCTCAGTCATCGCCACCTCGAAATATCTCAAACCGGGCAACTACTCGAGCGTCACAATCGACATTTCGAACGCACCGCCGGGCAATTATCCCGGCTTGAATCGCTCACGGCTCAACGCTTCGGGCCCGCTCACGGCGATGGTCCATCGGGATACGGATGGAAACAAGCGAATGGATTTTGTCGCATCGGTCGGTGCGAACGACACGGCCTACGCCAGCGACGGAAGCCCGATTACTGACTCGGCTGGTATCACGGTGCCAACCGAGATCCGCGAGCAGGCGTCGGTGACCGTTCGCAGCCAGACGCTACAGGGCGATTCGCTGACGGTCGAGAGAGCCCGACTGCCTGACAGCGGGTTCCTCGTTATCCACAACAAGAGCTATCTCTCGTCGGAGAGTGCTCCGCTCGAAAGCGCTGTCGGCGTCTCGTCGTATCTCGAAGTCGGCCAGCACAAGGGCGTGAGCGTCCCGCTGCTCGACGGAGCCGCTGAAGAGGATCAGACACTTGTCGCCGTGCCCTACCGCGACACAAATGGAAACCAGCGCTACGACTACATCGCCAGCGATGGATTCCAGGACACAGCCTACGAAAACTGGACGGGCAACCAGTCGGTCATCGTCAACGACACAGCCGGTGTCACGGTCGAAGATACTGAGAGTGTCACTGAGAGCGAGGAGACATCGACTGCGACACCGGTTGATACCACGACGCTGTTCAAGATCACAACCCTCTCAGTGAGCAACCGAACGGCACACGTCGGCGATGAAGTGACCGTCACGGCACGAATCACCAACCCCCGCGATTCGCGCCTTGACGGTGAACTCGCACTTGCTACCGTGGGCGAATCCGTCGAGACCCAGCAGGTAGCGTTATTCGCCCAGGAAAGCCGCACAGTGACGTTCACCCACTCGTACGATGCGGCGGGTGAATACGTGATTAAAGTCGGCGATCACACCCAACAGATACGAATCGTCGACGAAGGCGCGCCGCTGACACCGATGACGACGACCAGAGAGACGAGTGCAAACACGAATGCGAATAGCTCCGGGTCACAAGCGGCGAAGAGTGGTTCAGGGGGATCGCTGAGTCTCACCGACATCATACTCCTCGTCGTACTGATCGGTATTCTCGCAGGACTGATTTGGGCGATCTTCGCTATCCGCAAACGGATCTAA
- a CDS encoding helix-turn-helix domain-containing protein: MADTKADSASLADFHPDLSQLFAQPNKTSQEVVRAIFDLKQGEIRAYFALIEQPHSSTDQLADLLDQHRRYVARSLRGLHEVSLAKRERQTLENGGQGYVYHPAPVEEMKEYLDAQLTEWTSHLRAEIETLESEIGAESASDGDVNEESCSRNEDV; encoded by the coding sequence ATGGCTGATACCAAAGCCGACTCGGCCTCGCTAGCAGACTTCCATCCCGATCTGAGTCAACTGTTTGCACAGCCTAACAAGACTTCACAAGAGGTCGTACGGGCAATCTTCGATCTCAAGCAAGGCGAGATTCGCGCGTATTTCGCTCTCATAGAACAGCCACACAGCTCTACTGACCAGCTTGCAGATCTGCTTGATCAGCACCGGCGCTATGTCGCCCGGTCGCTCCGAGGACTCCACGAGGTCAGCCTCGCCAAACGCGAGCGTCAAACCCTCGAAAACGGAGGACAGGGGTACGTGTACCACCCCGCGCCGGTCGAGGAGATGAAAGAGTACCTTGATGCCCAACTCACTGAATGGACCTCTCATCTCCGGGCTGAAATCGAAACCCTCGAAAGCGAGATTGGGGCAGAGTCTGCTTCGGATGGTGACGTGAACGAGGAGAGCTGTTCTCGGAACGAGGATGTGTGA